Sequence from the Candidatus Poribacteria bacterium genome:
CGCGTTTACTGAGCGTGGGTGATAAAACATGGCGAGATTACGAGATTGCCGTTGAGGTCAAGCCCCAAAAAAAACATGGTCCTGGAAATATTGCAATTGCAGCGAGAATCAGGGGGACCTCGGCAATAGTGTGTGTGATTGGAGATATGCCGGTTCTTGAACCTAAATCCAGAGCGATCTGTTTCGGAGGTAATTTGCATAATGATAAAACTTTGTCGCTTGGTGCCAAACTCAGCCCGTTTTTAAGACTCAATAAATGGTCCACTTTGAAATTGCAGGTTCAAGGAAATACTCTTATCTTCTGGATTAATGGGAAGCAAATTTTGGGTCCCTTAGAAATTCCAGAACTTCAGGTAGTTCAGAGAATTGATCCAGAATTCCCTAGCCTTCTTATAGGAGGTGCTGGTATCGGACTTACGAATTATACAGCAGACTTTGATAACATTATCATCACCGGCAAGAGTATC
This genomic interval carries:
- a CDS encoding DUF1080 domain-containing protein; the protein is MMKSIIIGSFLFFLSFLALAGQFLETFEDTNLKEWREIILQDGAPGSWEIVDGKLQGISHGGNTRLLSVGDKTWRDYEIAVEVKPQKKHGPGNIAIAARIRGTSAIVCVIGDMPVLEPKSRAICFGGNLHNDKTLSLGAKLSPFLRLNKWSTLKLQVQGNTLIFWINGKQILGPLEIPELQVVQRIDPEFPSLLIGGAGIGLTNYTADFDNIIITGKSIPNKGGLSVSPEGQLATMWASLKWF